A stretch of Aedes aegypti strain LVP_AGWG chromosome 2, AaegL5.0 Primary Assembly, whole genome shotgun sequence DNA encodes these proteins:
- the LOC110675487 gene encoding histone deacetylase Rpd3-like — protein MVDGGGYTIRNVSRCWTYETSVALDCEIANELPYNDYFEYFGPDFKLHISPSNMSNQNTTEYLENIKNRLFENLRMLPHAPEVQVQAIPEDAVNEESDDEDKVDKDERLPQADKDKRIVPNNEFSDSEDEGEGGRRDNRSYKGGARKRPRRTRMPNRRT, from the coding sequence ATGGTGGATGGCGGTGGCTACACAATCCGTAACGTCTCCCGCTGCTGGACGTACGAAACATCCGTTGCGCTGGATTGCGAGATTGCCAACGAGTTGCCGTACAACGATTACTTTGAGTACTTTGGACCGGACTTCAAGTTGCACATCAGCCCCAGCAACATGAGCAACCAGAACACGACGGAGTACTTGGAGAATATCAAGAACCGGTTATTCGAGAATCTACGCATGTTGCCACACGCACCTGAAGTTCAGGTACAGGCCATCCCCGAGGATGCAGTTAACGAGGAAAGCGACGACGAAGACAAAGTCGACAAAGACGAGCGGTTACCACAGGCCGACAAGGACAAGCGGATAGTACCGAACAATGAGTTCTCCGACTCGGAAGACGAAGGCGAGGGCGGTCGAAGAGACAACCGGTCGTACAAGGGTGGCGCTCGGAAACGACCACGACGGACAAGGATGCCAAATCGGAGGACATGA
- the LOC5578067 gene encoding zinc finger protein 468 encodes MIIFCAVRGCSNKLCLTKGITEISYHKFPSHPDCLDQWIRFCGWHDGWNPRPNQGICSKHFNQSCFGGQYKMRRKLKNRAIPSRKPGTDVKDITKNGQGPSKAKTAEIGHTKHPDIVTEEHIKTEDEFSQIDVESEAAQQTDTNLCRVCQSDLLPDAKHLLEPAVARKSYADAIGEILHIQVFCDGDANMRICEKCSSFIKDLYSFAKLCRDSLTEMKLPHSNLNTVSQELSELEKEKVLEIQIETIDTHETQSEASSQLDPKRVKSVDPKQCDICGVFIKQDLQLHKKTHFNVSVKCDVCGKTYSNARQLQVHMNVHTKNIPYPCQFCDKVFYVWRSQKDHEQTHLDKINNVEHRCTECDNVYATKKQLEVHFKLKHLGIRKYACQHCNFKTNLKDRLLHHVRATHTDKRPYGCTVCDNTTSNDSNHYIHFKRHKKKGESTEYQIKCAYCGKVFTKDAVFEMHLVDDHPEEAVIV; translated from the exons ATGATTATATTTTGTGCTGTGAGGGGATGTTCGAACAAACTATGCCTTACGAAGGGCATTACAGAAATTTCATACCACAAATTTCCAAGCCATCCGGATTGTTTGGACCAGTGGATTCGTTTTTGTGGGTGGCACGATGGATGGAATCCTCGGCCAAATCAGGGCATTTGCTCAAAACACTTCAACCAAAGTTGCTTCGGTGGACAATATAAGATGCGGCGCAAGTTAAAAAATAGAG CAATTCCCAGTAGGAAACCTGGAACAGACGTCAAAGATATTACAAAAAATGGACAGGGTCCAAGTAAAG CAAAAACTGCAGAAATCGGTCATACAAAACATCCAGACATAGTGACGGAAGAACATATAAAAACTGAAGATGAATTTAGTCAAATTGATGTGGAATCTGAGGCAGCCCAGCAAACTGATACGAATTTGTGCAGGGTTTGTCAGTCGGATTTACTACCTGATGCAAAACATTTGCTTGAGCCAGCAGTGGCAAGAAAATCTTACGCAGATGCAATCGGAGAAATACTACATATTCAG GTGTTCTGCGATGGTGACGCAAACATGCgtatttgtgaaaaatgtagtaGTTTCATTAAAGATCTTTATTCCTTTGCAAAATTATGCCGAGATTCATTAACGGAAATGAAGTTACCCCATAGCAATTTAAATACAGTAAGCCAAGAGCTGTCGGAGTTGGAGAAGGAGAAGGTTCTAGAAATCCAGATTGAAACGATTGATACTCATGAAACCCAAAGTGAAGCATCTTCACAATTGGATCCAAAGCGAGTCAAATCCGTCGATCCAAAGCAGTGTGATATTTGTGGTGTTTTCATCAAACAAGATTTACAACTGCACAAGAAGACGCACTTCAACGTATCAGTCAAATGTGATGTCTGCGGAAAAACCTACTCGAACGCTCGTCAGCTGCAGGTGCATATGAATGTACACACGAAAAACATTCCGTATCCATGTCAGTTTTGTGACAAGGTTTTTTATGTCTGGAGATCACAGAAAGATCACGAG CAAACGCATTTGGACAAAATTAACAATGTTGAGCATCGTTGCACTGAGTGCGACAACGTTTATGCTACTAAAAAGCAACTCGAAgttcatttcaaattgaagCACTTGGGAATTCGGAAATACGCCTGTCAGCACTGCAACTTCAAAACCAATCTAAA GGATCGCTTATTGCATCACGTCCGAGCCACCCACACCGATAAACGACCTTACGGTTGCACGGTCTGTGATAATACGACTAGTAATGATTCCAACCACTACATTCACTTCAAACGGCACAAGAAAAAAGGCGAATCAACTGAGTACCAGATTAAGTGTGCCTACTGTGGGAAAGTTTTCACGAAAGATGCTGTTTTTGAAATGCATTTGGTTGATGATCACCCGGAAGAAGCTGTTATTGTTTAG